In Gemmatimonadaceae bacterium, the following are encoded in one genomic region:
- the ccoS gene encoding cbb3-type cytochrome oxidase assembly protein CcoS encodes MSILYLVVPLALVIVAVSVGGYLWAVKDGQMDDLETPGIRVIRDDQ; translated from the coding sequence ATGAGCATCCTGTATCTCGTGGTGCCGCTGGCGCTGGTCATCGTCGCCGTGTCGGTTGGCGGGTACCTCTGGGCCGTGAAGGATGGCCAGATGGACGACCTCGAGACGCCCGGCATCCGCGTGATTCGCGACGATCAGTAG
- a CDS encoding cation-translocating P-type ATPase encodes AGETIPVDGEVIEGSSRLNRAILTGESEEVEVDVGDTVYAGTLNRSAELRISVRATGDDSRLARILAQVDESAQRRAPVVLLADRLASKLVLVVLSLAAATFFLWIRRGDSAAAWDNTIALLISTCPCALALATPLAMTAAVGRAARTGIYVKGGDTLESLSRPGWLVLDKTGTLTVGETTLVSWSGDEGLRPMILALEATSTHPIAAGFRRAWSGLTPAASAEVQHTIGGGIVGTVGGHHVVLGSPRFLATELPHAPASVSVASDGYTPVLVAVDGRIVGRASFGDAIRPDAAAALATLRARGWRTLLLSGDSQSVSARVGAELGFAPDEIVAEATPEEKAARVTALVQAVGGGRTPPCVAMVGDGVNDAAAIAAATVGIGVHGGAEASLATADVAMTRDGLTALVALDTGARRSMTMIRRNIAWALAYNVVGVGLAMTGHITPLVAAIMMPTSSLTVVLASWLGRTFTKDGR; translated from the coding sequence CGCCGGCGAGACGATCCCGGTGGACGGTGAGGTGATCGAGGGCTCGAGCCGCCTGAACCGCGCCATCCTCACCGGCGAGTCCGAGGAGGTGGAGGTCGACGTGGGCGACACGGTGTATGCCGGCACCCTGAACCGGTCCGCAGAGCTCCGCATCAGCGTGCGGGCCACCGGGGATGACAGCCGCCTGGCGCGCATCCTCGCGCAGGTGGACGAGAGCGCACAGCGGCGGGCGCCGGTTGTCCTGCTCGCCGACCGTCTGGCCTCGAAGCTGGTGCTGGTGGTGCTGTCGCTTGCCGCCGCGACGTTCTTCCTCTGGATCCGCCGCGGTGACAGTGCAGCGGCGTGGGACAACACGATCGCGCTGCTGATCTCGACCTGCCCGTGTGCCCTGGCGCTGGCCACGCCGCTGGCGATGACGGCAGCGGTCGGACGCGCTGCCCGCACGGGCATCTACGTGAAGGGCGGCGACACGCTCGAGTCGCTGAGCCGGCCGGGGTGGCTCGTGCTCGACAAGACGGGCACGCTCACCGTCGGTGAGACGACGCTGGTGTCGTGGTCGGGGGACGAGGGCCTGCGTCCGATGATCCTGGCGCTCGAGGCGACGTCGACGCATCCGATCGCGGCCGGGTTCCGCCGTGCGTGGTCCGGCCTCACGCCCGCCGCGTCGGCCGAGGTGCAACACACGATCGGTGGCGGCATCGTGGGCACGGTGGGCGGGCACCACGTGGTGCTCGGCTCACCCAGGTTCCTGGCAACGGAGCTGCCACACGCGCCGGCGTCGGTGTCGGTCGCGTCGGACGGCTACACGCCGGTGCTGGTCGCGGTCGATGGCCGCATCGTGGGACGGGCTTCGTTCGGCGACGCGATCCGTCCCGATGCGGCTGCCGCCCTCGCGACACTGCGCGCACGCGGCTGGAGGACCCTGCTGCTCTCCGGCGATTCGCAGTCCGTGTCGGCACGGGTCGGTGCCGAGCTCGGATTCGCGCCCGACGAGATCGTGGCCGAGGCGACGCCGGAGGAGAAGGCGGCGCGCGTCACCGCGCTGGTGCAGGCGGTCGGTGGTGGCCGGACCCCGCCCTGCGTGGCAATGGTCGGCGACGGCGTGAACGATGCCGCGGCGATCGCGGCGGCGACGGTCGGAATCGGGGTGCACGGCGGTGCCGAGGCGTCGCTGGCGACCGCCGACGTCGCGATGACGCGGGACGGGCTGACCGCCCTGGTGGCGCTCGACACCGGCGCGCGCCGGTCGATGACGATGATCCGCCGCAACATCGCGTGGGCGCTGGCGTACAATGTGGTGGGTGTGGGGCTGGCGATGACCGGCCACATCACCCCGCTCGTGGCGGCGATCATGATGCCGACCAGTTCCCTCACGGTCGTGCTGGCAAGCTGGCTGGGACGCACATTCACCAAGGACGGACGATGA